ATTGTCTTGCTTCACCCCTAATTCTTCCGCTTCAAATAACGCAAAAGTTGTCCATTTAACCACATCAAACCAAGTAGAATCATTATTGACTGTTAGAGGGCCAAGGGGTTCTTTAGACATCGTAACATCCAGAAGAAGATGTTCATTGGGATTGGGGAGGGTACTGCGACGAGCGACCAGTTGAGATTTGTCAGACGTCATTCCTTGACAACGACCTTCAGCATAAGCAGCATAAGCGGGGTCAGCTTGTTGAAAGGTAACGGTTTCAAACTGGATACCCCGTTGACGCATCGCATCGGTTAAATTCAATTCCGTTGTGGTTCCCGCTTCTACACAAACCGCTTTTCCTTGAAAATCTTCTAATTTAGTAATTCCACTATCTTGACGCACCATCATCCCCTGACCATCATAGAAGGTTGTCGGGGCAAATTCTAAGCCTACAGAGCTATCCCGGCTAATCGTCCAGGTGGTATTGCGAGAGAGCATATCCACTTCTCCCGCTTTTAACGCTTCAAATCGTTCTGTAGAATCCAAATTGCGAAATTCCACAGCATTAGGATCACCTAAAACAGCCGCGGCGACTGCTTTACACACATCCACATCCAAGCCGGAATATTCGCCACTTTCATTCACAAAGCTAAATCCGGGAATTTTACCATCGACGCCACAGATCAGCTTTCCCCGTTGCTTGACAATATCAAGGCGACTTTGACCCGTTCCCGAATTACTAGCAGGTGTTGAGTTTCCCCCGGGTGAAGTTGTATTCGTGCTAGTAGTATTGGATGATTCACAGGCTGTTAGGGATGCCACTAACAAGAGTGTTGCTACTAGCAAAGAGCCGCATTTGTGCATAGTTTTATATTGCTCGTGTATAGATTAGGCAAGTTTAGCGTTCTAAAGGTCTTGAGGTTATGAGCTCCCCAGGAGTTACCTCAAACGCTTTAAGCTTACCTTAATGTGGGAATTTTCCCTGCAATTTTTTGAGCAAAATTCAATCGGGTAGAGGGTTAAGATCATCACGGTTTTCCTCCAACTCATAAGATGACCTTAAATTTCCTCGAACCGACAAATATAGAACAAATGGATTTTAAGCTGAAGCCTCTCCAGATAAGCGCGCTTCCGCCATATCCCGAATTAAAGAAATGCGAGAGCAAATGTAATCCGTTAAGAGATCAACTTCGTTTCCGTTGATAGAAGCTTCTTTATTGAACTGTTTCAGTAAACACTGGACAAGACTCGCATCATCAAGAGTAACCAGAGTGGATGCTTGGGTCTTTTCGACCAGTGACCAAAGTTGACGAAGCATTGTAGGAGTCATAAAACCTCCGATGGATGCAGTTTTGTCGGTTTTTATACAGAAAAAAACGCTGTTATTCTGCGTGAGCCAGAAAGTAGTCTTTCTCCGTCATCAGGAGGCTTAATACTTTCTTTAAATTTCAAGAATAACCGAGTTTACTCAAATTTGACGGAAAAAAACACAAGATGTCACAACAATTACAACTCTCTTAATCTAGTGAATTAAATCTTGACAAATGGTTGATTGTAAAGTTAAGATTTGAAAATTTTGTTGTCTATTCAGTATTATTACCGGGTATCCCCTGCCATTTTTACTTCGGTTGGGGAACCAAAACGGTTAAAGCTTGGGGGATGACTCGAAAATGAGCGGGCGTCCAGGTGGTAATTTCCCCATCGGTGTTAATTGGGTAGGGTTTACTGGTATAAATTTGAAAGTCTGAACCAGACAAGGTTCTGACCCCTAATTCTTCCCGATGTCTTCCGGTTCTCAGGGTTAACCACACCCAAGGAATTTGCCACCAATGTTTGATTTCTAAACTGTAAAGGTCTAAACGTTGATCATCAATCGTGGCATCATGGACAATGGACATTCCACCTCCATAATATTTGCCATTCCCAACGGCAATTTGTAAAGTTTTGACCCGTTGTATTTGACTATCTACTTCAATTAAAGCACGAAAAGGTCGAGCCGTTAGCGTAGCTTGAATTGCAGCCCATACATAGGCTAAGGCTCCCCAGTGCTTTTTAGATTTTTTGGTCAGTTTACGAGTAATCTTCACACTCAATCCTAAACTGGCCACATTAAAGAAGTGTTTACCATTCACCCAGCCTAAATCAATCTTTTGTTGATGTCCACAGGCAATGATTTGACAGGCTTCGGTCACAGAGGCGGGAATTCCTAGGGTACGGGCTAAGTCATTGGCCGTACCTAAAGGGACTATTGCTAGGGGTAAACCCGTTTCTACCAACCCATCCACCGCCGCATTCAGGGTTCCATCTCCCCCCCCGACTATCACAAAATCCACTTGATCTTTATATCGTTGAATGGTTGAGGTAAACTCTTGCGGATGTTCAGGGGACTCTTGAATAATATCAAAATCCAAGGCTTGAAGTTGATAAACCACTTGCGATAAATTCTTTTGGGTTTTGCGCGCATGGGGATTGATCAAAAGTAAAGCCGTTTTCGGATGGGCAGGTTGGGGAAAATTTGCCATAACAGTGATCAGTTATCAGTTATCAGTTATCAGTTATCAGTTATCAGTTGGCAGTTGACAGTTATCAGTTAGAAAAATCATCAATGGGGTTGAAATCTTAATGATGGCTGTAATAGTGAATAGCTAACCCTTTTACTGATGAGTGATTACTGCCGAAGGAACCCAAACCCAAAGATTTCTGAATCCTATTCTAATAGTTTTCTCGATTTGACTACAAGCTGTCAATTAATAACTGATCACTGATCACTGATTAAGCGACTTCTGTGGGAATACCAACCCGTTTGCGTAGAGATTCAGCCCGACGTTTTGCGGTTTGATTATTGGGATCAATTTTTAGGGTTTGCTCATAAGTTTCTAAAGCTTGGCTGGTTAGCTTTTTCTTCTCATAAGCATAACCCAAATTATTACAAGCAGTGGGATAAATGGGATTTAATTTTAAGGCTTCTTTATATTGGCGAATGGCAATATCATATTGTTCTTTAGCTAGATGAGCATATCCTAAAGCATTATAAATCATGGCTAAATTTTGGGGATCTTCCTCTTCCCCAACTTTTAAGGCTTTTTGTAATTGGGTTACGGCTTGGGAATAGAGTTTTTTATCGTTATAAATACTTCCTAATTGATAGTATTCTTGTGCAGTTCCCGGTTCTTTTGCTAATTTAGTTTGCAGATCAAACAGGGTGATTTCTGTACGACGAGTTTTCAGAATTTGACGAATCAGGAAAACAATAGCGCCGGAAAGTAACACCACTAAAAGTAATAAATAGGCAATGGGAAGATTAGTATCCATGATTAAAACTGTAAAATTTTAATTAACTTGAAACACAAAGGAGAAGGATCAAATGCAATCGATCCTTCACCTTAGCCGATAATTGGCAATCTGTCTATTGAGTTTAACAGGCTGTTTTAATAAATTAAAACTACTTTGCTCCACTTTTGGCGAGATCAACCACTTTCCCAAAGGTTTCAGGATCTAAAACAGCCAGTTGGGCTAACATTTTACGATTGATTAAGATATTGGCTTTTTTCATATTGCCAACTAACTGACTATAGCTGATGCCGTTAATTCGAGCCGCTGCATTAATCCGAGTAATCCACAACCGTCTAAAGTCCCGTTTGCGGTTCCGACGATCTCGATAGGCATTTTTCAACGCCTGCATAACTCTCTGATTCGCGGTGCGGAAGTTGGTAGACTGACACCCCCGGAATCCTTTGGCAAGTTTCAGTATTTTTTGGCGGCGTTTGCGAGCAACATTACCGCGTTTAACTCGGGTCATTTTACGTTTCCTTTAATTAAAATTTGCTTAGAGGCTTACAAATAGGGCAGCATCAAACGCACGTTGTCTTCTTGAGTCTCACTCACTAAGGCCATATTAGACAGATGGCGTTTGCGAGCAGGGCTTTTATGTTGTAATAAATGGCTTTTATAAGCCCGACGACGTACAATTTTTCCACTGCCGGTGACTCTAAAACGTCTGGCTGCGGATTTACGAGTTTTGAGTTTGGGCATGGATTCGCCTAAATTCGACACAGCCTACAATTATATCATGGGAGTTTAAATTCTCACAAGGGGAGGGAAGAGGGAACAGGGAATTACGAATTACGAATTACGAACAGGAATTTCACGGCCCTGGGGTCTAATCAGGAAGAGCTATACTAGGATTCTGGGTTGACTCTCAGATGCTGGACTTCAACAACGGTATGAACATTACCGCGCGGGTTAAAATCTCCTTTAATTCTGACTTCTAGGGGGTCAGCAGCAGTTACAAAGTCATCTAAAATTTGATTAATCGATTCTTCGTGGGAAATATAGCGATCGCGGTAACTATTGATATAGAGTTTAATAGATTTTAATTCCACAACTCGTTCGTTAGGAACGTAGGTTAAATAAATTGTGGCAAAATCGGGATAACCGGAAAAGGGACATTTGCAGGTAAATTCGGGTAAGGTAATTTGAACCTCATAGCGACGGCCCATTCTGGGATTCGGGAAGGTAATCAATTGTCCTTGGGCAATTTCCCGTTCACCATACTTTAATGCTTCTGGACTGGTAGCGGGAGATTCTGGAGTTTCAGTGTAAGAGTGGCTCATGAAATTGAGATTCAACAGGGACTCTTTAAAGTTTAGTGAATAGAACGGAAGTTTTTCTGAAATTTCTTAAAGAAATTGGTGCAAAGCGTTCTAATGACAGTTATCCTGAAACATAACAAACTAACCTGACCCACCAGGTTAATTTTATCAGTTCCCAATTGATGTTCACCCTTGATCACCCGCCCTATGCAAAATGCTGACACCTCCAGCCCTAATCCGTCAGTGGCATCGAGTAACTACTCTCCATCTATTCCGATTTCTATCTATCGAGAAGTCACGGCTGAGTTACAAACAGTTCAATCTCAATTAGAAGCCCTCAAAACCCAAAATCACCAGCTAACGCAACAAAATCACCAGCTTCGTCAAGAACTGGAAAACGTGGTTCAAGCCGCAATTCAGTTGCACCAAGCCATTAATAAAGCTCAAAATGTAGGTCAAGGAAAAAAATCTTCCTTTGCACCTCCAGTAGCTAATTCTTTCAATTTGGATGTTTCATCCCCGGTGAGTGGTTCTGGGACGGCTGCGACTTCTCCGTTTCTCGACATCGCCCCTGGTGTTACCTCCCAACCCCAAGCTCCTGAACCGAATTTTCCCTTTCCCCAGGCTCCTCAACAACAACAACCTTTAATACCAGAAGTCGCAGAACCCTTTTTTACAGAACAACCGGAGGCTCGGTTACGCCCCCTGTCAAAATCTCAGCGTTCTGAACTCAGTGGATTTTGGTTAATTGTGTCGATTGTGGTGATTGTTGTCGTTGCTTTTGGTGCTGGGTATTGGATTGTTCGTCCTTTGTTAAACCAACAGCGTTAGATTGCTCAGGAATTGCTGCTCAAAGATGATTTTGTGAATTATTGACACTCTCGTTTCTGCGGACAGAATTAGTTTAATCTAATTTGTAGGCTTCCTCGGTTTCAATAAATCTAATCTCGTGTAAATCGCAAAGTTGTTTTATACGGGATTTTAATTTACCCAAAGGCATAAGAACAAATTTTTGATTGTTCAAACCTCTTGTAGATAATTTATGTTATCGTGTTCAGATGTCCGGTGTGGGGCTTGACACTCAGCAGAGGACGCTCAACTGTTAATATTGTCTGTTTCGGGATGGCGATCGCTCACCCCATTATTACTTTAGCGAATCAGAACCGCCACAAACAAGCAGATCAACACAAGATCAAATTATTTTTCTGGGTCTATAAAGCCTTTTGCACCTGCTATAAACACTTTAGCGGCGGGATGTTCAATCATTTGTTCTAGTGCTTCTTCTCCTGCACTTTTTAAAGCACCAATTACCCTTTTTTTGAGTGTCGGATCTTGGTCAACGATCTCAATGGCTTTCGCACCAATCATCATTTGTCCGGCTGGTGTATTCGGTTCATAATTTTGGGAAATGGTACTCAGCAAAACGTTAATTTCTTGGCTAGTTTGCTGAATCTCCTGATTATTATAGATGTTGTGCGTCACCTTATCCCGTCCGACGTTATCGCCAGAACCAGAATGCTTTTGATAAGTATTAGACATGGTTGGATTCTCCTGACCAATATTAATGTTAATGTTTTGTTGTCGCTTATTGGACGACGGGGGAAAGGGATCATCTCTATTATATATAGGTTCTATCACATCATCAATCAAACCTCGAATATTTACCCTGTCATAGCTGCTGCCGCACTCAATTGTGGGTCGGTTATCTTGAAGATATTTATAAAGGCGATCCAAGGGGTAGTTTTCGGGATCGGGGTTGTCCTGACATTGAGAACAATTACAGGGAATTAAAGTTTTATATTGCAAGCGTTCAAAGGATTGATGAATCTCATCGAACTTATTATTAATGATAGAAAGAAGCTCTTTTTTCTGGAACCCAGAAACCCGAATTTTAATTTCCCCTTTATGATAGCGGTAACATTCAATCACTTCCGCCCTAGCTCGATTATTATTATTGAGAATCACACCATTTTTCCAAACCTGTTTTTGTTCCTCAATTAAGCGGTGCATTTCCACAATAAAGCGGGTGAGAATCCCTTTTGGCATAAATTCATATTCATAGCGCAGGATGAGATTTTGTTGATTAGTCCAATCATATTCCGGTTGATTTGCAGAAAGCAATTGAGGGGCAATATAGGTTTGGGGACGACCCGGAATTTCATAACAGAGTTTAAACCGCATCATTAACTGTAATAGTTCATCCCTCATTTCAGCATATTGAATATCTTCCCAAATATCCGCGAGATCGGCTTGGGTAAAACAGCCTAAATTTTTTTGAACCGTTTGATTATCTAAAACTTTATAAACTGCCTTTGTTCCCCATTCCGGTTTAAGAATTACCGTCTTTTTTAATAGGGAATCATTTTGGAAGTGCAGAAATACTCCAATGTCATGAAGATAATGGCTGATTTGTTGCATTTCTTCGCGATTTTTTAAGCCATTAATTTGACACAGGCGATAATATTCTTCCTCACTAATATAGTTGCGGGAATCGTTTTCTAAATCAGAACGAATTCTTACCCAAACTTTAGGTAGGGGAGTGCCAATATGGGGAAGTTGACTAATTTGGTATTGAATGGCTTGTTTAATCTCTAATAAGCCGCGATCGGTCGCTAAATTTGTTGAGAGAATTTCCTTTAAATTGGTAAATTCTGAACGCAAATGTCTCTCGTTAATTTGGCACTGACGCTCTTGTTTTTCATTTTTAATAATCAGGACTGGACTATTATCACTCAAAAGTTCAACAACTTTCAGCCAATAGAAAAAGTCGGTATTTTCCTCCCGTGTATCCGCCACTACTCCATACAGAGAGCGCTCAGTTAAGAAAAACTGGTGGGTATGGTGGTAAATTTCTTGTCCGCCAAAATCCCAAATATTGACTCGAACTTTCTGTCCCTCTGAGTTGATAAACTGCCACTGAATCACATCAATGCCTTCGGTAGAGTTCTCATCGGTTTGCAGTTCATAGTCTTCATTTTCTATTTTTTTGGCGAGGGAGGTTTTACCTGCTCCCCCTTCACCAATAATCAAGAATTTTGCTTCATAAAGGGGTTCAGTTTCCTGGGGATTTTGAACTTGAAAATAGAAATTTAGAATCTCGTTCACATTACCCGGATGTTCCGATAGATTTTTGGAGCCTAAAATTTCAGGGGGAATGGGGACTGGATTTCCTCGCAAATCCAACTTTTTAAGATGGGTGAGTTGAACGATTTCCCCAGGCAGACTGCTAAGTTGATTGCCACTCAGGTTGAGGGTTTGCAGATTCGTGAGTTGACCGATTTCCCCAGGCAGACTGCTGAGTTGATTGCCACTCAGGTTGAGGGTTTGCAGATTCGTGAGTTGACCGATTTCTACAGGCAGACTGCTAAGTTGATTCTTATACAGGTTGAGGATTTTCAGATTCGTGAGTTGACCGATTTCCCCAGGCAGACTGCTGAGTTGATTGTTATACAGGGAGAGGGTTTGCAGATTCGTGAGTTGACCGATTTCCCCAGCCAGAGTGCTGAGTCGATTGTTATACAGGTAGAGGGTTTGCAGATTCGTGAGTTGACCGATTTCCCCAGGCAGACTGCTGAGTTGATTGTTATGCAGGTAGAGGGTTTGCAGATTCGTGAGTTGACCGATTTCCCCAGGCAGACTGCTGAGTTGATTGTTATGCAGGTAGAGGGATT
The window above is part of the Planktothrix sp. FACHB-1365 genome. Proteins encoded here:
- a CDS encoding tetratricopeptide repeat protein, with product MDTNLPIAYLLLLVVLLSGAIVFLIRQILKTRRTEITLFDLQTKLAKEPGTAQEYYQLGSIYNDKKLYSQAVTQLQKALKVGEEEDPQNLAMIYNALGYAHLAKEQYDIAIRQYKEALKLNPIYPTACNNLGYAYEKKKLTSQALETYEQTLKIDPNNQTAKRRAESLRKRVGIPTEVA
- a CDS encoding COR domain-containing protein, with amino-acid sequence MTEEELRQLIEQAARENWTKLYLSGNELTALSPEIGQLTNLQSLDLGGNQLSSLPGEIGQLTNLQSLYLHNNQLSSLPGEIGQLTNLQTLYLHNNQLSSLPGEIGQLTNLQTLYLYNNRLSTLAGEIGQLTNLQTLSLYNNQLSSLPGEIGQLTNLKILNLYKNQLSSLPVEIGQLTNLQTLNLSGNQLSSLPGEIGQLTNLQTLNLSGNQLSSLPGEIVQLTHLKKLDLRGNPVPIPPEILGSKNLSEHPGNVNEILNFYFQVQNPQETEPLYEAKFLIIGEGGAGKTSLAKKIENEDYELQTDENSTEGIDVIQWQFINSEGQKVRVNIWDFGGQEIYHHTHQFFLTERSLYGVVADTREENTDFFYWLKVVELLSDNSPVLIIKNEKQERQCQINERHLRSEFTNLKEILSTNLATDRGLLEIKQAIQYQISQLPHIGTPLPKVWVRIRSDLENDSRNYISEEEYYRLCQINGLKNREEMQQISHYLHDIGVFLHFQNDSLLKKTVILKPEWGTKAVYKVLDNQTVQKNLGCFTQADLADIWEDIQYAEMRDELLQLMMRFKLCYEIPGRPQTYIAPQLLSANQPEYDWTNQQNLILRYEYEFMPKGILTRFIVEMHRLIEEQKQVWKNGVILNNNNRARAEVIECYRYHKGEIKIRVSGFQKKELLSIINNKFDEIHQSFERLQYKTLIPCNCSQCQDNPDPENYPLDRLYKYLQDNRPTIECGSSYDRVNIRGLIDDVIEPIYNRDDPFPPSSNKRQQNININIGQENPTMSNTYQKHSGSGDNVGRDKVTHNIYNNQEIQQTSQEINVLLSTISQNYEPNTPAGQMMIGAKAIEIVDQDPTLKKRVIGALKSAGEEALEQMIEHPAAKVFIAGAKGFIDPEK
- the rpmI gene encoding 50S ribosomal protein L35 codes for the protein MPKLKTRKSAARRFRVTGSGKIVRRRAYKSHLLQHKSPARKRHLSNMALVSETQEDNVRLMLPYL
- the rplT gene encoding 50S ribosomal protein L20, with the translated sequence MTRVKRGNVARKRRQKILKLAKGFRGCQSTNFRTANQRVMQALKNAYRDRRNRKRDFRRLWITRINAAARINGISYSQLVGNMKKANILINRKMLAQLAVLDPETFGKVVDLAKSGAK
- a CDS encoding lipid kinase, whose translation is MANFPQPAHPKTALLLINPHARKTQKNLSQVVYQLQALDFDIIQESPEHPQEFTSTIQRYKDQVDFVIVGGGDGTLNAAVDGLVETGLPLAIVPLGTANDLARTLGIPASVTEACQIIACGHQQKIDLGWVNGKHFFNVASLGLSVKITRKLTKKSKKHWGALAYVWAAIQATLTARPFRALIEVDSQIQRVKTLQIAVGNGKYYGGGMSIVHDATIDDQRLDLYSLEIKHWWQIPWVWLTLRTGRHREELGVRTLSGSDFQIYTSKPYPINTDGEITTWTPAHFRVIPQALTVLVPQPK
- a CDS encoding amino acid ABC transporter substrate-binding protein; its protein translation is MHKCGSLLVATLLLVASLTACESSNTTSTNTTSPGGNSTPASNSGTGQSRLDIVKQRGKLICGVDGKIPGFSFVNESGEYSGLDVDVCKAVAAAVLGDPNAVEFRNLDSTERFEALKAGEVDMLSRNTTWTISRDSSVGLEFAPTTFYDGQGMMVRQDSGITKLEDFQGKAVCVEAGTTTELNLTDAMRQRGIQFETVTFQQADPAYAAYAEGRCQGMTSDKSQLVARRSTLPNPNEHLLLDVTMSKEPLGPLTVNNDSTWFDVVKWTTFALFEAEELGVKQDNVDQLKTSDNPNIKRFLGTEGDLGKGMGLSNDFAANAIKAVGNYGEVYERNLGEGSQFKLPRGQNALWTNGGLMYSPPFR
- the queF gene encoding preQ(1) synthase, giving the protein MSHSYTETPESPATSPEALKYGEREIAQGQLITFPNPRMGRRYEVQITLPEFTCKCPFSGYPDFATIYLTYVPNERVVELKSIKLYINSYRDRYISHEESINQILDDFVTAADPLEVRIKGDFNPRGNVHTVVEVQHLRVNPES